In Flavobacterium sp. N1736, the following are encoded in one genomic region:
- a CDS encoding TetR/AcrR family transcriptional regulator, producing MAKGEETRQFIIEKAAPIFNTKGIAATAMSDIMEATKLSKGSMYVHFENKEVLAWAAVDHNMKVLGDRLLSEISKAKTAKEELFTYISFFSNAINPPLTGGCPLLNFGTEADDTNPIVKEKINKGCNANQQLLASSINKGIANGEFKPDWNADDFATVMFAMMEGGHLISRMSGNNEKMKVITKTLKSMIEEKCL from the coding sequence ATGGCAAAGGGAGAAGAAACCAGACAATTTATCATAGAGAAAGCTGCCCCAATTTTTAACACAAAAGGGATTGCTGCAACAGCTATGAGCGATATTATGGAGGCCACCAAACTCTCTAAAGGAAGCATGTATGTTCATTTTGAAAATAAAGAAGTACTTGCCTGGGCTGCGGTAGATCATAATATGAAAGTATTGGGCGATAGACTTTTGTCTGAAATTAGCAAAGCCAAAACAGCAAAAGAGGAATTATTTACCTATATCAGTTTCTTTAGCAATGCTATAAATCCGCCACTTACCGGAGGTTGTCCGTTATTGAATTTTGGAACTGAAGCTGATGATACTAACCCAATTGTAAAAGAAAAAATAAACAAAGGCTGTAACGCTAATCAACAACTTTTAGCGAGCAGTATTAATAAAGGAATTGCCAACGGCGAATTTAAACCGGACTGGAACGCAGACGATTTTGCAACTGTAATGTTTGCGATGATGGAAGGCGGACATTTAATTTCAAGAATGTCAGGTAATAACGAAAAAATGAAAGTGATCACCAAAACCCTAAAATCTATGATTGAAGAAAAGTGCTTATAA
- a CDS encoding SDR family NAD(P)-dependent oxidoreductase, producing MSKTILISGASKGFGKAWTEAFLEKGYQVAATARNIDTLSDLKAKYGDAILPLKLDVNNRQESFAVVEKVKQHFGKIDILINNAGYALNGAVEEASETEARAQFETNFFGTLWLTQAVLPIMRNQKSGHIIQVSSILGIATLPLIGIYNASKFAVEGLTETLAQEVKQFGIKVSLVEPNGYFTDIWGNGFNSESIEAYEGIKKTVAEGHDPDTFGKTSATVPAIIKLVEAENPPLRLFLGKVALPFAKQTYEQKLATWEEWADVSVAAHG from the coding sequence ATGTCAAAAACAATTTTAATTTCAGGAGCTTCAAAAGGATTTGGAAAAGCCTGGACAGAAGCATTTTTAGAAAAAGGATATCAGGTAGCTGCAACAGCCAGAAATATTGATACACTAAGCGATTTAAAAGCAAAATATGGCGATGCCATTTTACCGCTAAAATTAGACGTAAACAATCGTCAGGAATCATTTGCAGTAGTAGAAAAAGTAAAACAGCATTTTGGTAAAATCGATATTCTGATCAACAATGCCGGTTATGCTTTAAACGGTGCTGTAGAAGAAGCAAGCGAAACCGAAGCAAGAGCACAATTTGAAACTAATTTCTTTGGTACGCTTTGGTTAACACAAGCCGTATTGCCAATTATGAGAAACCAAAAAAGCGGTCACATTATTCAGGTTTCTTCTATTTTAGGTATCGCAACTTTACCACTTATTGGAATATATAACGCTTCTAAATTTGCCGTTGAAGGTCTTACTGAAACTTTAGCTCAAGAGGTAAAACAATTCGGAATCAAAGTGTCTTTGGTAGAACCAAACGGCTATTTTACAGACATTTGGGGTAACGGATTCAACAGCGAAAGCATCGAAGCTTATGAAGGAATCAAAAAAACGGTTGCAGAAGGACATGATCCTGATACTTTCGGAAAAACAAGTGCTACAGTTCCGGCAATTATTAAATTGGTTGAAGCTGAAAACCCACCTTTACGCCTATTTTTAGGAAAAGTAGCTTTGCCATTTGCAAAACAAACTTACGAACAAAAACTAGCAACCTGGGAAGAATGGGCTGACGTCTCTGTAGCAGCGCACGGATAA
- a CDS encoding YceI family protein has protein sequence METTNFKIVSANSQIDWTGRKVTGAHNGTIGINEGNFIFNDGKIKGGNIVINTTAIKILDVTDPATNAQFAGHLASDDFFSSEKFPTASFDILSVKEIAENTSYLEGNLTIKGITHLVGFEASSENHNKNLTLKGKLVIDRTKYDIKFRSGNFFVDLGDTLIYNDFDLDFNITAEATI, from the coding sequence ATGGAAACAACAAATTTTAAAATCGTAAGCGCAAACAGCCAAATCGATTGGACCGGAAGAAAAGTAACCGGCGCACATAATGGTACAATTGGTATCAATGAAGGTAATTTCATCTTTAATGATGGAAAAATAAAAGGTGGCAATATTGTCATTAACACGACAGCAATAAAAATTCTGGACGTTACAGATCCTGCAACAAATGCACAATTTGCCGGACATCTTGCTTCGGATGATTTTTTCTCAAGCGAAAAATTTCCTACTGCATCTTTTGATATTCTTTCAGTAAAAGAAATTGCAGAAAACACGTCTTATCTTGAAGGAAATCTTACCATAAAAGGTATTACACATCTTGTTGGTTTTGAGGCATCGTCTGAAAATCATAACAAAAACCTGACACTTAAAGGTAAACTTGTAATTGACCGTACAAAATACGATATCAAATTTCGCTCAGGAAACTTCTTTGTAGATTTAGGTGATACGTTGATTTACAACGACTTTGACTTAGATTTTAATATTACTGCCGAAGCAACAATCTAA
- a CDS encoding SDR family NAD(P)-dependent oxidoreductase translates to MKKQTIIVTGAASGIGKGIAKYFLDRGDNVVINSVTPSSLESTYNEFGAGDNLAMFAGDVSKKQTGEQLVKIAIEKFGSVDVLVNNAGIFDSKPFLEVDEAYLDKFLTTNLKGTYFTTQSVIPQMLKQQDGVVINIGTPLVNHGLGGWPASAPVASKGAIHALTIQLAAEFGKQNIRVNTVAPGVIRTPMHGDKADQNAGLHLVNRVGEIDDVAEMVYTIAKSTFITGSIINVDGGKGAGHNLN, encoded by the coding sequence ATGAAAAAACAAACTATAATCGTTACCGGAGCAGCTTCCGGTATTGGAAAAGGAATCGCCAAATACTTTTTGGACAGAGGCGATAATGTGGTCATCAATTCAGTAACACCAAGTTCATTAGAAAGCACTTATAACGAGTTTGGCGCAGGCGATAATCTGGCAATGTTTGCCGGAGATGTAAGCAAAAAACAAACCGGAGAACAATTGGTGAAAATTGCCATCGAAAAATTTGGTTCTGTAGATGTACTGGTAAATAATGCCGGAATTTTTGACAGCAAACCTTTTTTGGAAGTTGATGAAGCGTATCTTGATAAATTCCTGACTACGAACTTAAAAGGAACTTATTTTACAACACAATCCGTAATTCCGCAAATGCTAAAACAACAAGACGGAGTTGTAATTAACATTGGAACTCCGCTTGTAAATCACGGATTAGGCGGATGGCCGGCAAGTGCTCCCGTAGCAAGCAAAGGCGCAATTCATGCACTTACGATTCAGTTAGCGGCAGAATTTGGAAAGCAAAATATTCGTGTAAATACCGTTGCGCCCGGAGTAATTCGCACACCAATGCACGGTGATAAAGCCGATCAGAATGCAGGTTTGCATTTGGTAAACAGGGTAGGTGAAATCGATGATGTTGCCGAAATGGTTTATACCATTGCAAAAAGTACTTTTATTACCGGATCAATCATTAATGTTGATGGCGGAAAAGGTGCCGGACACAATTTAAACTAA
- a CDS encoding nuclear transport factor 2 family protein: MRTFLLIAFMLWNFQGIKAQIKTKMENQKEVEAIKNAIENNYFKGIYEGDETVLGSIFYPGTLVYGDVKGQPYFKTADLYLDGVKNRQSPKDSGKPFKGEILDIRVVNSIAVAEINVKMYDFNYRDFLSFHKINGKWLIVNKMLTDVSE, encoded by the coding sequence ATGAGAACTTTTTTATTAATTGCTTTTATGCTCTGGAATTTTCAGGGCATAAAAGCACAAATTAAGACTAAAATGGAAAATCAGAAAGAAGTTGAAGCAATTAAAAATGCCATAGAAAACAATTATTTCAAAGGCATTTATGAAGGAGACGAAACGGTTTTGGGAAGCATTTTTTATCCCGGCACATTAGTGTACGGAGATGTAAAAGGACAGCCTTATTTTAAAACCGCAGATTTATATCTTGACGGCGTAAAAAACAGACAAAGTCCCAAAGATTCAGGCAAACCTTTTAAAGGAGAAATTTTGGATATACGTGTTGTAAATTCAATAGCTGTAGCCGAAATTAATGTTAAAATGTACGATTTTAATTATCGGGATTTTTTATCTTTCCATAAGATTAACGGAAAATGGCTGATTGTCAATAAAATGTTGACAGATGTAAGTGAATAA
- a CDS encoding PaaI family thioesterase, translating into MERKTRLQVLQDHLDREFTASPSPFMLWMKPIVVVAEPGTVTFKYVVREEMSNPIKSLHGGVTAAIADDCIGATLFSLDEEHFYTTINLNVDYFAPAHVGDTIFAKTLIIKKGRQFINAQCEIWNEAETRLIARAYSNLYKTNVVKKVLSSDK; encoded by the coding sequence ATGGAACGAAAAACAAGATTACAAGTATTACAAGATCACCTTGACAGGGAATTTACAGCTTCGCCCTCGCCTTTTATGTTGTGGATGAAACCAATTGTTGTGGTTGCAGAACCCGGAACAGTTACTTTTAAATATGTTGTAAGGGAAGAAATGTCGAACCCGATTAAATCATTACACGGTGGTGTTACCGCTGCAATTGCCGACGATTGTATTGGTGCGACTTTATTTTCATTGGATGAAGAACATTTTTATACCACGATAAACCTGAATGTTGATTATTTTGCTCCCGCTCATGTAGGCGATACGATATTTGCCAAAACATTAATTATTAAAAAAGGAAGACAATTTATTAATGCACAATGCGAAATCTGGAACGAAGCCGAAACCAGATTAATTGCCCGCGCCTATTCAAATCTTTATAAAACCAATGTGGTAAAAAAGGTTTTATCATCTGATAAATAA
- a CDS encoding SDR family oxidoreductase, giving the protein MDNLKNKVAVITGGNSGIGYATAKQLKEQGATVIITGRRKEAIETAASQLGVTAIVSDQSNVADTENLVAKVKQDFGQVDILFINAGITGLGTIEQTTEALFDSIMNINFRGAYFTLSKFIPILKDGASVVFLSSNTASMSYAGSSVYSSGKAALNSVMKIASLELAPRRIRVNSISPGPTETEVMKKAGLDAETLKTIMEAVVDKIPLKQMGTSEDVAKMVSHLSSDASKFITGANFIMDGGMVLN; this is encoded by the coding sequence ATGGACAATTTAAAAAATAAAGTTGCCGTAATCACAGGCGGAAACAGCGGTATTGGTTACGCAACAGCAAAACAATTAAAAGAGCAGGGCGCAACGGTTATTATTACCGGAAGAAGAAAAGAAGCCATCGAAACCGCCGCTTCACAATTAGGCGTTACTGCTATCGTTTCAGATCAGTCAAATGTTGCCGATACAGAAAATCTGGTTGCAAAAGTGAAACAAGATTTTGGCCAGGTTGATATTTTGTTTATCAATGCCGGAATCACTGGATTAGGAACTATCGAACAAACTACCGAAGCTTTATTTGACAGTATTATGAATATCAATTTTAGAGGCGCGTATTTTACTTTAAGCAAATTTATTCCAATTTTAAAAGACGGCGCGTCAGTTGTATTTCTATCTTCAAATACGGCAAGTATGAGTTACGCAGGATCATCTGTTTATTCGTCTGGTAAAGCGGCACTTAATTCTGTTATGAAAATTGCATCTTTAGAATTAGCGCCAAGAAGAATCAGAGTAAATTCGATTAGTCCCGGACCAACAGAAACCGAAGTAATGAAAAAAGCAGGTCTGGACGCTGAAACCCTTAAAACAATTATGGAAGCTGTGGTAGACAAAATTCCCCTAAAACAAATGGGAACTTCAGAAGACGTTGCCAAAATGGTTTCGCATCTAAGCAGCGACGCCTCAAAATTCATCACCGGAGCCAATTTTATTATGGATGGGGGAATGGTTCTTAATTAA
- a CDS encoding DHA2 family efflux MFS transporter permease subunit, with product MSELNRKLLIFTVILAAIMELIDISIVNVALYHMSGNLGATLEDTSWVITAYAIANVIIIPITSFLSATLGRRNYYIGSIILFTFCSFMCGHASNIWMLVFFRFFQGIGGGALLSISQVIVFELFPKDKQSTAGALFGAGIFIGPTIGPTLGGYITENYDWPWIFLINIPIGILVAISCYFLLKEPPVKPEKAKVDWTGIALLAIGVGALQTVLERGEVEDWFETRYIIILTVIAVTTLLLFIYWELQVEKPVVNLRVLKSKTLSIAAILTFVTGFGMFISIYISPVVAQRLLSFSPYQTGLLLLPGALFALVALKLCGTLLQKGVSPVIIIAAGFLLFIYFNWRMSGITLNTSAFEISTALIFRALGMALLTVPLTMLAVSSLDDKDVGQGAALNNMMRQLGGSFGVSIINTYIAHRFAAHRNVLIANVTPDNVKAMDRINAYINYFQHKGFAYNDARSKALKLMEGVVTKQSSLLSYRDAFVLVGLFFALSLPLLLLVMNKSKKPKTNMILSDH from the coding sequence ATGAGTGAATTAAACCGAAAACTACTGATTTTTACCGTAATCTTAGCCGCCATTATGGAGCTAATTGATATATCGATTGTAAATGTGGCGCTGTATCATATGAGCGGAAATCTTGGCGCAACGCTCGAAGATACTTCCTGGGTTATCACCGCTTATGCAATTGCCAATGTGATTATTATTCCGATTACGAGTTTTTTGAGCGCGACTCTCGGTCGACGTAATTATTATATTGGTTCGATTATCTTGTTTACTTTCTGTTCGTTTATGTGCGGACATGCTTCGAATATCTGGATGCTGGTGTTTTTCAGATTTTTTCAGGGCATTGGCGGCGGCGCTTTATTGTCTATATCTCAAGTTATTGTTTTTGAGCTATTTCCGAAAGACAAACAATCGACAGCAGGCGCTTTGTTTGGTGCAGGAATTTTTATTGGTCCCACAATTGGACCAACACTTGGTGGTTATATTACGGAGAATTACGATTGGCCGTGGATATTTTTAATCAATATTCCAATTGGAATTTTGGTAGCGATCTCATGTTATTTTCTGCTGAAAGAACCGCCCGTTAAACCTGAAAAAGCAAAAGTTGACTGGACAGGAATTGCTTTACTTGCCATAGGTGTTGGCGCTTTGCAAACGGTTCTGGAAAGAGGCGAAGTCGAAGATTGGTTTGAAACCCGATATATTATTATTTTAACTGTGATCGCTGTAACCACATTATTACTATTCATTTATTGGGAATTGCAAGTCGAAAAACCCGTTGTAAATCTCAGGGTTCTTAAAAGTAAAACGCTAAGTATTGCGGCTATTTTAACTTTCGTAACCGGTTTTGGAATGTTTATTTCTATTTATATAAGTCCCGTTGTGGCGCAGCGTTTGTTGAGTTTTTCACCGTATCAAACAGGTTTGTTGTTGCTTCCGGGAGCTTTATTTGCACTTGTAGCCTTAAAACTCTGCGGGACTTTATTACAAAAAGGCGTTTCTCCGGTTATTATTATTGCAGCAGGATTTCTATTGTTTATTTATTTTAACTGGCGAATGTCAGGCATAACCTTAAATACAAGTGCGTTTGAAATTTCGACAGCGCTTATTTTTAGGGCTTTGGGAATGGCTTTGCTTACGGTTCCGCTAACGATGCTCGCCGTTTCGTCTCTGGATGATAAAGATGTTGGTCAGGGAGCGGCTCTAAATAATATGATGCGACAATTGGGAGGTTCTTTTGGCGTATCGATTATCAATACGTACATCGCGCACCGTTTTGCCGCACACCGAAATGTACTAATTGCAAATGTTACGCCAGATAATGTAAAAGCTATGGACAGAATTAATGCATATATAAACTATTTTCAACATAAAGGTTTTGCATATAACGATGCCCGAAGTAAAGCTCTAAAACTCATGGAAGGCGTTGTTACCAAACAATCATCGCTATTAAGTTACAGAGATGCGTTTGTTCTTGTGGGTTTGTTTTTTGCTTTGTCTTTGCCCCTATTATTATTGGTAATGAACAAATCTAAAAAGCCAAAAACAAATATGATACTTTCTGATCATTAG
- a CDS encoding TetR/AcrR family transcriptional regulator, with product MSKAEKTKQYIIEKTAPIFNKKGYSGTSMSDITEATGLTKGSIYGNFENKDEVAIAVFKYNIKKLQDTFANEIDKQKTFKDKLLVYPRLYSHYYDLRVTSGGCPILNTATEADDTHQILRKNVERAILWWKEKIMYFIEQGIAAGEFKAKSIDVERTALTFIAIIEGAVMIAKVTGDLSILSTIMISLNKIINDLE from the coding sequence ATGAGTAAAGCCGAAAAAACCAAGCAATATATCATCGAAAAAACTGCACCTATTTTTAATAAAAAAGGATACAGCGGAACTTCTATGAGCGATATTACTGAGGCTACGGGACTTACAAAAGGAAGTATTTACGGCAATTTTGAAAATAAAGATGAAGTGGCAATTGCTGTTTTTAAATACAATATCAAAAAACTTCAGGATACTTTTGCCAATGAAATTGATAAGCAAAAAACATTCAAAGACAAATTATTAGTTTATCCGCGTTTGTATTCTCATTATTATGATTTAAGGGTTACAAGCGGTGGATGTCCAATTTTGAATACGGCCACAGAAGCTGACGACACACACCAAATACTGAGAAAAAATGTAGAAAGGGCTATTCTTTGGTGGAAAGAAAAAATAATGTATTTTATCGAACAAGGCATTGCTGCGGGCGAATTTAAAGCCAAATCTATTGACGTTGAACGAACTGCCTTAACTTTTATAGCCATAATTGAAGGCGCGGTTATGATTGCAAAAGTTACCGGAGATTTAAGCATTTTATCTACGATCATGATCTCATTAAATAAAATCATAAACGACTTAGAATAA
- a CDS encoding Crp/Fnr family transcriptional regulator, with protein MNSKELLKQHISKNASLTDEQFDYFFSHFKSQSFKKGQTIISAGDKVDCEYFVISGCLKAFFINDEIKMYILQFSMPTWWTSDYDALYSQTKATINIDCISDVEVLCLSSTDREKLCAEFHQIEHFFRWRTNKGYVASQKRLLSFMNNNTKKRYEELLALYPQLYNLVPKHLIAAYLGVSRETLSRLYNS; from the coding sequence ATGAACTCCAAAGAACTCCTAAAACAGCATATCTCCAAAAACGCTTCATTAACCGATGAACAATTCGACTATTTCTTTTCGCATTTTAAATCGCAGTCTTTTAAAAAAGGGCAAACTATTATAAGTGCAGGCGATAAAGTGGATTGCGAGTATTTTGTGATTTCGGGTTGTTTGAAGGCTTTTTTTATCAACGATGAAATTAAAATGTATATACTGCAATTTTCGATGCCTACCTGGTGGACATCAGATTATGATGCTTTATACAGCCAGACAAAAGCAACCATAAATATTGACTGCATAAGTGATGTTGAAGTGCTTTGTCTTTCCAGTACTGATCGCGAAAAACTGTGTGCCGAATTTCATCAAATAGAACACTTTTTCCGTTGGCGAACCAATAAAGGATATGTCGCTTCTCAAAAACGACTTTTATCTTTCATGAATAATAATACCAAAAAACGCTACGAAGAACTTTTGGCGTTATATCCACAACTTTACAATCTTGTTCCCAAACATTTAATTGCCGCTTATCTGGGCGTTTCAAGAGAAACCCTGAGCAGGCTTTATAATTCTTGA
- a CDS encoding winged helix-turn-helix transcriptional regulator produces MARNQKEEFQALQDTIYVLGGKWKLPIINSICNGNTRFTEIMQSIPGITSRMLSKELKDMELNNLVKRTEDRDAKVPILYESTEYCQSFGPIIMEMINWGIAHRNHIKNRETKAAAKN; encoded by the coding sequence ATGGCTAGAAATCAGAAAGAAGAGTTTCAGGCGCTTCAGGATACTATATATGTTTTGGGTGGAAAATGGAAATTGCCTATCATTAATTCGATCTGCAATGGCAATACCCGATTTACAGAAATTATGCAAAGTATTCCGGGCATAACTTCACGAATGCTTTCGAAAGAACTGAAAGATATGGAGTTGAATAATCTTGTAAAAAGAACGGAAGACCGTGATGCAAAAGTGCCTATACTTTATGAATCGACTGAGTATTGTCAATCTTTTGGACCAATTATAATGGAGATGATTAATTGGGGAATTGCACACCGAAATCATATTAAAAATAGAGAAACAAAAGCTGCTGCTAAAAATTAA
- a CDS encoding tautomerase family protein — translation MPYVKIELTREGVTREQKQELISGITNLITDVLNKDPHLTHVVIQEIELDDWGYAGEQVSVLREKGITADKK, via the coding sequence ATGCCTTACGTAAAAATCGAATTGACCCGCGAAGGAGTAACACGCGAGCAAAAACAGGAATTAATAAGTGGCATAACCAATTTAATTACCGATGTTTTGAATAAAGATCCGCATTTAACACATGTGGTCATTCAGGAAATCGAATTAGACGATTGGGGTTACGCAGGCGAACAAGTATCAGTATTAAGAGAAAAAGGCATAACAGCCGATAAAAAATAA